From the genome of Pelobacter propionicus DSM 2379, one region includes:
- the murJ gene encoding murein biosynthesis integral membrane protein MurJ translates to MSERTHIVKAAGVLGSATMLSRIMGMVRDMVVSRLFGAGFGTDAFFAAFQIPNMLRRFFAEGALTSAFVPTLSQTLTQQGEERARELANTCFTLLTMIMAGVTLAGIIFSPYIVGLMFPGFQDVPGKFQLTVLLNRIMFPYIFFISLVALCMGVLNTIRHFFTPAISTVFLNLSMILAALLLRGFFQIPVTALAMGVLIGGVAQLALQLPVLWKKGFPLRLRFDFSSPPVRRIALLMLPSVLGVGVYYLNITVSAILASLLPQGSVSYLYYAQRLFEFPQGVFTVSVAQAVLPSMSRQVAGGDMAGMRESLSFGLRLTLFVTIPAMAGLMVCSTPIFTLLFMGGAFDYAKALNSSQALICYSLGLSFVAMTRILAPAFYALRDTRTPVWVALLTFLLNLALSLALMGPLKHAGLALATSLSALGNMLLLLWYLRRRVGPFGGRGIMACGLKSLLASLPMAAVVWYLCGFVEWSQAGHKLYKGAVLGVAIAVGMAVYLACARLLRSGEVLDAVGLVKKKLGR, encoded by the coding sequence ATGTCAGAACGCACACATATCGTAAAAGCTGCCGGCGTGCTCGGCTCCGCCACCATGCTCTCCCGCATCATGGGCATGGTGCGGGACATGGTCGTGTCGCGGCTGTTCGGGGCGGGCTTCGGCACCGACGCCTTTTTCGCCGCCTTCCAGATCCCCAACATGCTGCGCCGTTTCTTCGCCGAGGGGGCGCTTACCTCGGCATTCGTGCCCACCTTGTCCCAGACGCTGACCCAGCAGGGAGAGGAACGGGCACGGGAGCTGGCCAATACCTGCTTTACCCTGCTGACCATGATCATGGCAGGCGTCACCCTGGCCGGTATCATCTTCTCGCCCTACATCGTCGGCCTGATGTTCCCCGGCTTTCAGGACGTGCCGGGGAAATTCCAGCTGACTGTGCTGCTCAACCGGATCATGTTCCCCTACATCTTCTTCATCAGCCTGGTGGCGCTCTGCATGGGAGTGCTCAATACCATCCGCCACTTTTTCACCCCGGCCATATCGACGGTTTTCCTGAACCTCTCCATGATCCTGGCCGCGCTCCTTCTGCGCGGTTTTTTCCAGATTCCGGTGACCGCCCTGGCCATGGGCGTGCTGATCGGCGGCGTGGCGCAACTGGCCCTGCAGTTGCCGGTGCTGTGGAAGAAGGGGTTTCCCCTGCGTCTGCGCTTCGATTTTAGCTCTCCCCCGGTGCGCCGCATCGCCCTCTTGATGCTTCCCTCCGTGCTGGGGGTGGGGGTCTACTACCTGAATATCACCGTCAGCGCCATCCTGGCCTCGCTGCTCCCCCAGGGGAGCGTCTCCTACCTCTACTATGCCCAGCGGCTGTTCGAGTTCCCCCAGGGGGTCTTCACCGTCTCCGTGGCCCAGGCCGTGCTTCCCTCCATGAGCAGGCAGGTGGCCGGGGGGGATATGGCCGGCATGCGGGAATCGCTCTCCTTCGGCCTGCGCCTGACGCTGTTCGTCACCATTCCGGCCATGGCGGGGCTGATGGTCTGCTCCACCCCCATCTTCACCCTGCTCTTCATGGGGGGGGCCTTCGACTACGCCAAGGCGCTCAACTCGTCCCAGGCGCTGATCTGCTACTCCCTGGGGCTCTCCTTCGTGGCCATGACCCGCATTCTGGCCCCGGCCTTCTACGCCCTCAGGGATACCAGGACACCGGTCTGGGTCGCCCTGTTGACCTTTCTGCTCAACCTGGCCCTCAGTCTGGCGTTGATGGGACCGCTCAAACATGCGGGGTTGGCCCTGGCAACATCCCTGTCGGCCCTGGGCAACATGCTGCTTCTGCTCTGGTATCTGCGGCGCAGGGTCGGTCCCTTCGGCGGCCGGGGGATCATGGCCTGCGGGCTGAAATCCCTGCTGGCGTCACTTCCCATGGCAGCCGTTGTCTGGTATCTGTGCGGTTTCGTGGAGTGGTCCCAGGCAGGCCACAAACTGTACAAGGGGGCTGTTTTGGGAGTCGCCATCGCGGTGGGCATGGCGGTGTACCTTGCCTGCGCCCGTCTGCTCCGTTCCGGCGAGGTGCTGGATGCCGTGGGGCTGGTCAAAAAGAAACTGGGTCGCTAG
- a CDS encoding MucR family transcriptional regulator, whose product MTTSLVELTANIVSAHASGSQLSRDELIQEINTVFTALKQLESGTPATEVETAPAAPAMSLKKAFQNDQVSCMICGKSGFKTLTRHLKQAHNLKPGQYRKQFNIPSTQSLTAKNYSEARRQAATENNLAANLEKARAVRAANKAAAKPKKGGRGAKAEAAKKQAPQE is encoded by the coding sequence ATGACCACATCACTCGTTGAACTTACCGCAAACATTGTCTCGGCACACGCCTCGGGTTCCCAGTTGTCACGCGATGAACTGATTCAGGAGATCAACACCGTTTTTACCGCCCTGAAGCAACTTGAAAGCGGCACTCCTGCCACGGAAGTCGAGACCGCACCCGCCGCACCCGCCATGAGCCTCAAGAAAGCTTTCCAGAACGACCAGGTAAGCTGCATGATTTGCGGCAAGTCCGGCTTCAAAACCCTGACCAGACACCTGAAGCAGGCCCACAATCTCAAGCCGGGACAGTACCGCAAACAGTTCAACATCCCCTCAACCCAGTCGCTGACCGCCAAGAACTACTCCGAGGCCCGCCGTCAGGCAGCCACCGAGAACAACCTGGCCGCCAACCTGGAAAAGGCCCGCGCCGTCAGGGCAGCCAACAAGGCCGCGGCCAAACCGAAGAAGGGCGGCAGGGGAGCCAAAGCAGAGGCCGCGAAAAAGCAGGCACCCCAGGAGTAA
- a CDS encoding succinate dehydrogenase cytochrome b subunit, translating into MQLFTTSIGKKILMAITGLCLVLFAVIHLIGNTTIFGWIPGGVNAYAHHLHAFPPMVYAFRAVMLVIAAVHIYYGIQLTVENRDCRQQAYAVKATKKTTFASENMIWTGLILLIFIVFHLLHFTAKMVPGMELVMDPHGTVDVFAMIVSAFKNIIIAVVYVGAMATLFLHISHGIQSLFQTFGITSDKSMPTIVKAGTVVALVLFLGYVSVPLSIFLNILK; encoded by the coding sequence ATGCAACTTTTTACCACGTCTATCGGCAAAAAGATCCTGATGGCAATCACCGGCCTCTGTCTGGTGTTGTTCGCAGTGATCCACCTGATCGGCAACACGACCATCTTCGGATGGATTCCCGGGGGCGTTAACGCCTATGCCCACCACCTCCATGCCTTTCCTCCGATGGTGTACGCCTTCAGGGCCGTCATGCTGGTCATTGCCGCCGTGCACATCTACTACGGCATCCAGCTGACCGTTGAGAACCGCGACTGCCGTCAGCAGGCCTATGCCGTCAAAGCCACCAAGAAAACGACCTTTGCCAGCGAAAACATGATCTGGACCGGTCTGATTCTGCTGATCTTCATCGTCTTCCATCTGCTGCACTTCACGGCAAAAATGGTTCCGGGAATGGAACTGGTGATGGATCCCCACGGAACCGTTGACGTCTTTGCCATGATCGTTTCCGCGTTCAAGAATATCATTATCGCCGTGGTCTATGTCGGTGCAATGGCGACCCTGTTCCTGCACATCTCCCATGGCATCCAGAGCCTCTTCCAGACGTTTGGCATTACCAGCGACAAATCCATGCCCACGATTGTGAAGGCTGGTACGGTCGTGGCACTCGTGCTGTTCCTGGGGTATGTTTCCGTTCCGCTGTCGATCTTTCTCAATATCTTGAAATAG
- a CDS encoding carbonic anhydrase, which produces MLKKTVMGKIATILGVMALAAGVASAGFASSSESSLTPDQALQKLMDGNKSYVENRMTVTQRSDQATRASLAKSQKPYAVILTCSDSRVPPEVIFDKGLGEIFVIRVAGNVPDPIILGSIEYAAEHLGSPLVMVLGHERCGAVTATVDAKGKTTGSSNIDAIVKTIDPAVKTAHKKCHSTNKSELVECAADINAKNVAASLTKNSKILKHLVAEKKLKIVVAKYDLDDGVVSLFK; this is translated from the coding sequence ATGCTGAAAAAGACTGTTATGGGTAAAATTGCGACAATTCTCGGTGTCATGGCGCTTGCGGCGGGTGTGGCGTCAGCCGGTTTCGCCAGCAGCAGTGAATCGTCTCTGACGCCCGACCAGGCGCTGCAAAAGCTGATGGATGGCAACAAGAGCTACGTGGAGAACCGGATGACCGTCACGCAACGCAGCGACCAGGCTACGCGCGCCAGCCTGGCCAAGTCCCAGAAACCGTACGCGGTGATACTCACCTGCTCGGACTCGCGGGTTCCGCCCGAAGTCATCTTTGACAAGGGATTGGGCGAAATTTTCGTCATCCGCGTTGCCGGCAACGTGCCCGACCCGATCATTCTGGGAAGCATCGAGTATGCAGCAGAACACCTGGGATCGCCGCTGGTAATGGTTCTGGGCCATGAGCGCTGCGGCGCCGTAACCGCCACCGTCGATGCCAAGGGCAAGACCACCGGCAGCAGCAACATTGACGCCATTGTCAAAACCATCGACCCCGCGGTCAAGACCGCCCACAAAAAGTGTCACAGCACCAACAAGAGCGAACTGGTCGAGTGCGCCGCTGACATAAACGCCAAGAACGTTGCCGCCAGCCTGACCAAAAACTCTAAAATTCTCAAGCATCTGGTGGCGGAGAAGAAGCTTAAAATCGTGGTCGCCAAGTACGATCTGGACGACGGCGTGGTGAGCTTATTTAAGTAA
- the rsmA gene encoding 16S rRNA (adenine(1518)-N(6)/adenine(1519)-N(6))-dimethyltransferase RsmA, whose amino-acid sequence MSSGRRPLKSLGQNFLVDRNIVERIIRGAALEPDDQVLEVGPGRGALTAHLSERVARLLLVEYDHALADELSERYRENQRVRVIDGDILAVDLEALLEDGDKRWKVVANLPYNISTQVLFRFLELRSRLSRMLLMLQKEVGDRLTALPDCSDYGVTTVILGLWFDIRREFVVPPGCFHPRPRVDSVVLSFTPLDAPRAQVGDEEIFRRVVKCAFATRRKTLFNCLKRGELVAPDGVAELLESCGIDGRRRGETLSLEEFARLSRHLSGYRA is encoded by the coding sequence ATGAGCAGTGGACGGCGGCCCCTCAAGTCTCTGGGGCAGAACTTCCTGGTGGACCGGAATATTGTGGAGCGGATCATCCGCGGCGCGGCCCTGGAGCCGGACGACCAGGTTCTGGAGGTGGGGCCGGGACGGGGCGCCCTGACCGCCCATCTGTCCGAACGCGTGGCCCGGCTGCTGCTGGTTGAGTATGACCATGCCCTGGCTGACGAGCTGTCCGAGCGCTACCGGGAGAATCAACGGGTGCGGGTGATTGATGGCGATATCCTGGCGGTGGACCTGGAGGCGTTGCTGGAAGACGGTGACAAACGCTGGAAGGTGGTCGCCAACCTCCCCTACAACATCTCCACCCAGGTGCTGTTCCGCTTCCTGGAGCTGCGCTCCCGGCTGTCGCGCATGCTGCTCATGCTGCAGAAAGAGGTGGGGGACCGCCTGACCGCCCTGCCTGACTGCTCCGACTACGGGGTGACGACGGTGATCCTGGGGCTCTGGTTCGACATCCGCCGCGAGTTCGTGGTCCCGCCCGGCTGTTTCCATCCCCGCCCCAGGGTCGACTCGGTGGTGCTGAGCTTTACGCCCCTTGATGCCCCCCGCGCCCAGGTGGGCGACGAGGAGATCTTTCGAAGGGTGGTCAAGTGCGCCTTCGCCACCCGCAGGAAGACGCTCTTCAACTGCCTCAAGCGGGGGGAACTGGTTGCTCCCGATGGCGTGGCCGAACTTCTGGAGAGCTGCGGAATCGATGGCCGGCGCAGGGGGGAGACGCTCTCCCTGGAGGAGTTTGCCCGCCTCTCGCGCCATCTGTCAGGCTACAGGGCATAA
- a CDS encoding tetratricopeptide repeat protein, with amino-acid sequence MKQPLPSAPVVSLQERSFAGALEHLKGGREQQARELLERVVALSPISGITDEALFRLALLSTRDETGKVAAQAQSLLERLESEFPFSAWTRQAAPLAEYLAGVRVPRDRQKELKNLRDHNLSLSRDNRELRQTIERLKLLDIELDQKIKR; translated from the coding sequence GTGAAACAGCCACTTCCTTCCGCGCCGGTTGTCAGCTTGCAGGAACGCTCCTTTGCCGGCGCCCTGGAACACCTGAAGGGAGGCAGGGAACAGCAGGCCCGGGAGCTGCTGGAACGGGTTGTGGCCTTGAGCCCCATCTCCGGCATTACCGATGAGGCGCTGTTCCGCCTTGCGCTTTTGAGCACGCGGGATGAAACCGGAAAAGTGGCCGCCCAGGCGCAGTCCCTGCTGGAGCGCCTGGAGAGCGAATTCCCCTTCAGCGCCTGGACGCGCCAGGCCGCGCCCCTGGCGGAGTACCTGGCAGGGGTCAGGGTCCCCCGCGACAGGCAGAAGGAGCTGAAAAACCTGCGGGACCACAACCTCTCCCTCAGCCGCGACAATCGCGAACTGCGCCAGACCATCGAACGCCTGAAACTCCTGGACATTGAACTGGACCAGAAGATCAAGCGCTGA
- a CDS encoding PhoH family protein, whose protein sequence is MKNFILDTNVLLHDPQALFKFQENNIIIPITVIEEVDRFKKDSNETGRNARQISRILDAMREKGSLSAGIVLPEGGTLRVEMFSEKYFLDLPVELRGQSGDNRILGMALSLRDRLPDHQLIFVTKDTNLRIKADAIGVMAEDYESDKVDIQDLYSGTRGIEMSAEAIDRFHGQGWLDAPGGLAPNEFIMISDSANPAHSAACRFDVASSRIVPVRKVPKEGIWSLHPRNREQSFALDVLMDDTIKLVTLVGKAGTGKTLLAIAAGLHKVAEDNVYNRLLVSRPVFPMGKDLGFLPGDIEEKLTPWMQPIFDNVELLISGHEAEKRHSKGYKELMAMGLLDIEPLTYIRGRSIPNQYLIVDEAQNLTPHEIKTIVTRVGEGTKIILTGDPYQIDNPYVDSSSNGLTYLVEKFRGEKIAAHVTLTRGERSELAELAANLL, encoded by the coding sequence ATGAAAAACTTCATCCTTGACACCAATGTGCTGCTGCACGATCCCCAGGCGCTGTTCAAGTTCCAGGAGAACAACATCATCATCCCGATCACGGTCATCGAGGAGGTGGACCGCTTCAAGAAAGACTCCAACGAAACCGGTCGCAATGCCCGCCAGATTTCGCGCATCCTTGACGCCATGCGCGAGAAGGGCTCCCTGTCCGCCGGCATCGTTCTGCCGGAGGGAGGCACACTCAGGGTGGAGATGTTCTCGGAGAAGTATTTCCTGGACCTGCCGGTGGAGTTGCGCGGCCAGAGTGGCGACAACCGCATCCTGGGTATGGCGCTCAGTCTGCGCGACCGTCTCCCGGATCATCAGCTGATCTTCGTGACAAAGGACACCAACCTGCGCATCAAGGCCGATGCCATCGGCGTGATGGCCGAGGACTACGAGTCTGACAAGGTGGATATCCAGGACCTCTACTCGGGAACCCGCGGCATCGAGATGTCGGCGGAGGCCATCGATCGCTTCCATGGGCAGGGGTGGCTTGATGCGCCCGGGGGACTGGCGCCCAATGAATTCATCATGATCAGCGACAGCGCCAACCCCGCCCACAGCGCCGCCTGCCGCTTCGACGTCGCCAGCTCCCGCATCGTGCCGGTGCGTAAGGTGCCCAAGGAAGGAATCTGGAGCCTGCACCCACGCAACCGCGAGCAGTCCTTTGCCCTGGACGTTCTCATGGATGACACCATCAAGCTGGTGACCCTGGTGGGCAAGGCCGGCACCGGCAAGACGCTCTTGGCCATCGCCGCCGGTCTGCACAAGGTGGCCGAGGACAACGTGTACAACCGCCTGCTGGTATCACGGCCGGTTTTTCCCATGGGCAAGGACCTGGGCTTCCTGCCCGGCGATATCGAGGAGAAGCTGACCCCCTGGATGCAGCCGATTTTCGATAACGTGGAACTTTTGATCTCCGGTCACGAGGCTGAGAAACGCCACAGCAAGGGGTACAAGGAGCTGATGGCCATGGGGCTTCTGGATATCGAGCCGTTGACCTACATCCGCGGCCGCTCCATCCCCAACCAGTACCTGATCGTCGACGAGGCCCAGAACCTGACCCCCCACGAGATCAAGACCATCGTCACCAGGGTGGGGGAGGGGACCAAGATCATCCTCACCGGCGACCCCTACCAGATCGACAACCCCTACGTGGATTCCTCCAGCAACGGGCTCACCTATCTGGTGGAGAAGTTCAGGGGGGAAAAGATCGCGGCCCATGTGACCCTCACCAGGGGAGAGCGCTCGGAACTGGCCGAGCTGGCGGCAAACCTGCTCTGA
- the tsaD gene encoding tRNA (adenosine(37)-N6)-threonylcarbamoyltransferase complex transferase subunit TsaD: MLVLAIETSCDETAAALVDGGRRILSSVVSSQVAIHAEYGGVVPEIASRKHLEMISPVISQALAEAGVSFGDIQGVAVTRGPGLSGALLVGLSAAKAIACARGIPFVGVHHIEGHLFAPFLERPVEFPFLALVVSGGHTHLYLVEGFGRYRTLGRTLDDAAGEAFDKSAKIMGLPYPGGARIDAMAQEGSPGAIRLPRPLLADGGLNFSFSGLKTAMLNRITKHPVSIPGAEANDLCASFQQAVCDVLVAKTAAALERTGVTRLVVAGGVACNSGLRRSMQALASGLSIDLRIPAPALCGDNAAMLAVPGNHYLEQGHASELSMDVTATWDMDRVGEGRS, encoded by the coding sequence ATGCTCGTTCTTGCCATTGAAACATCCTGCGATGAAACCGCCGCCGCACTGGTGGATGGCGGCCGCCGCATACTCTCCTCGGTGGTCTCCTCCCAGGTGGCCATCCACGCCGAATATGGCGGGGTCGTGCCGGAGATCGCCTCCCGCAAGCATCTGGAGATGATCTCTCCGGTGATTTCCCAAGCCCTGGCCGAGGCCGGCGTCAGCTTCGGCGATATCCAGGGGGTGGCGGTTACCCGCGGCCCGGGACTGTCCGGGGCGCTGCTTGTGGGGCTCTCGGCCGCCAAGGCCATCGCCTGCGCCCGCGGCATACCCTTCGTGGGGGTGCACCACATCGAGGGGCACCTCTTCGCCCCCTTCCTGGAGCGACCGGTGGAGTTCCCCTTTCTGGCGCTGGTGGTGTCGGGCGGCCACACCCACCTCTACCTGGTGGAGGGATTCGGCCGCTACCGCACCCTGGGAAGAACCCTTGATGACGCGGCAGGCGAGGCCTTCGACAAGTCGGCCAAGATCATGGGGCTCCCCTATCCCGGCGGGGCCAGGATAGACGCCATGGCGCAAGAGGGGAGCCCCGGGGCAATTCGGCTTCCCCGGCCGCTCTTGGCCGATGGCGGCCTGAATTTCAGTTTCAGCGGCCTCAAGACCGCCATGCTGAACCGCATCACCAAGCATCCGGTCAGTATTCCCGGTGCCGAGGCCAACGACCTGTGCGCCTCGTTCCAGCAGGCGGTCTGCGATGTGCTGGTTGCCAAGACCGCTGCCGCCCTGGAACGGACCGGGGTGACGCGTCTTGTGGTTGCCGGCGGAGTGGCCTGCAACAGCGGCCTCAGGCGGAGCATGCAGGCCCTGGCCTCCGGGCTCTCCATTGACCTGCGTATCCCGGCTCCGGCACTGTGCGGCGACAATGCCGCCATGCTGGCGGTTCCGGGAAACCACTACCTGGAGCAGGGCCATGCCTCGGAGCTGAGCATGGATGTCACCGCCACCTGGGACATGGACCGGGTGGGGGAGGGGCGGTCATGA
- a CDS encoding diguanylate cyclase, with product MPLLPIPRLTLLAKLVLSFFISVSCMMAALYYSVNGLGAMHRMETEIARNDLTAATLTVSLREMMLAQQRYAGRYQILPQGEFKTLYDQNAEKFRGALTSLKQVYPGNNISLLEKQYARYSRLTGRLFAGGAVDARAMKRVVAQIDDSIGRIRQDQLHSLEEKLRSSDEKVAATVSWSLGFAIGGASLSLLIAGLMIYSFASSIRKLKTATHRIAAGEFDYDPRIPAGDEIGDLSRDFMAMARRLKDLEQVCLDASPLTRLPGNIAIERSINRRLREGAAFAMCYLDLDNFKSYNDRYGYIKASDLIRDAGRVIHDAVRRLGDPDAFVGHIGGDDFVVIIGSRLVKAACTSIIHDIDAMIPAYYSDEDRAAGFIQGVDRYGVPRNFPLISISIAAMDCQPGRFSSAAEIATAAAAVKDRVKEAKGSNYIIVREAGACEV from the coding sequence ATGCCACTGCTACCCATACCCCGTTTGACCCTGCTGGCCAAGCTGGTGCTCAGTTTTTTCATCAGCGTGAGCTGCATGATGGCTGCCCTGTACTATTCCGTCAACGGTCTGGGGGCCATGCACAGGATGGAAACGGAAATCGCCCGCAACGACCTGACCGCCGCCACCCTGACCGTTTCCCTGCGCGAGATGATGCTGGCCCAGCAGCGCTATGCCGGCCGCTACCAGATCCTTCCCCAGGGTGAATTCAAGACCCTTTACGACCAGAACGCTGAAAAGTTCCGGGGGGCGCTGACTTCGCTGAAACAGGTCTATCCCGGAAACAACATCTCCCTGCTGGAAAAACAGTACGCCAGGTATTCGCGGTTGACCGGCCGGCTTTTTGCCGGCGGCGCGGTGGATGCGCGCGCCATGAAACGGGTGGTTGCGCAGATAGATGACAGCATCGGGCGCATCCGCCAGGACCAGCTCCACTCCCTGGAGGAGAAGCTGCGCAGTTCCGACGAAAAAGTGGCTGCCACCGTCTCCTGGTCCCTGGGGTTCGCCATTGGCGGCGCCTCCCTCTCGCTGCTGATCGCCGGCCTGATGATCTACTCCTTTGCCAGTTCAATCAGAAAACTGAAAACAGCTACCCACCGCATCGCTGCCGGTGAGTTTGACTACGACCCGCGGATTCCGGCGGGGGACGAGATCGGCGATCTGTCCAGGGACTTCATGGCCATGGCCAGGCGGCTCAAGGATCTTGAACAGGTCTGTCTGGATGCCAGCCCCCTGACCCGGCTGCCGGGCAACATCGCCATCGAACGCTCCATAAACCGCCGTCTGCGCGAAGGGGCTGCCTTTGCCATGTGTTACCTGGATCTGGATAACTTTAAGTCCTATAACGACCGCTACGGCTATATCAAGGCCAGCGACCTGATCAGGGATGCGGGCAGGGTGATCCATGACGCGGTCAGGCGCCTGGGTGATCCCGATGCCTTTGTCGGGCACATCGGCGGCGACGATTTCGTGGTGATCATCGGCTCCAGGTTGGTGAAAGCCGCCTGCACGTCGATCATTCACGATATCGACGCCATGATTCCTGCCTACTACTCCGACGAGGATCGGGCCGCCGGCTTCATCCAGGGGGTTGATCGCTATGGTGTGCCGCGCAATTTTCCGCTCATATCCATATCCATTGCCGCGATGGACTGCCAGCCGGGCAGGTTTTCCTCTGCCGCGGAGATCGCCACGGCCGCGGCCGCGGTCAAGGATCGCGTCAAGGAAGCAAAGGGGAGCAATTACATTATCGTTCGGGAGGCGGGTGCCTGTGAGGTCTGA
- the tgt gene encoding tRNA guanosine(34) transglycosylase Tgt, which yields MEFKLIKKDKQSSARLGVVTTGRGEIQTPIFMPVATHGAMKPLTPAQITETGAQIILSNTYHLHLQPGEGLVKKAGGLHKFMAWDKPILTDSGGFQVFSLPNKRITDEGVFFRHEVTGDEIYLDPASATRIQQDLGADIIMAFDECIPYPCERQYAEQSTKKTIRWLKECQRAMTDNGQALFGIVQGSVFEDLRAYCAREMRALDLPGYAIGGVSVGEGLELLKKVVAWTAPHLPEDKPRYLMGVGLPEDILESVERGIDMFDCVIPTRYARSATLFTRRGKIRLTNKNYKRDFFPVDPSCTCYTCGNFTRAYLHHLFVSNEVLSAVLSAIHNVHFYLNMMAEIRTAIADNRFMEYKSRFLAEYLEGNRRTKQ from the coding sequence GTGGAATTTAAGCTGATCAAAAAAGACAAACAGAGTTCCGCCCGCCTGGGCGTCGTTACGACGGGTCGGGGAGAGATCCAGACCCCCATCTTCATGCCGGTGGCCACCCACGGCGCCATGAAACCGCTCACACCGGCCCAGATCACCGAGACCGGCGCCCAGATCATCCTCAGCAACACCTACCACCTGCACCTGCAACCGGGCGAGGGGCTGGTGAAGAAGGCGGGGGGGCTGCACAAGTTCATGGCATGGGACAAACCGATTCTCACCGATTCGGGCGGTTTTCAGGTCTTCTCGCTCCCCAACAAGCGCATAACCGATGAAGGGGTCTTTTTCCGCCACGAGGTAACCGGCGACGAGATCTACCTGGATCCGGCCTCTGCCACCCGCATCCAGCAGGATCTGGGCGCCGACATCATCATGGCCTTCGACGAATGCATCCCCTACCCCTGCGAGCGCCAGTATGCCGAACAGTCCACGAAAAAGACCATTCGCTGGCTGAAGGAGTGCCAGAGAGCCATGACCGACAACGGCCAGGCCCTGTTCGGTATCGTGCAGGGGAGTGTGTTCGAGGATCTGCGGGCTTACTGCGCCAGGGAGATGCGCGCCCTGGACCTTCCCGGTTACGCCATCGGCGGGGTCAGTGTGGGCGAGGGACTGGAGCTCCTGAAAAAGGTGGTCGCATGGACGGCTCCCCACCTGCCTGAGGACAAGCCGCGCTACCTGATGGGGGTGGGACTGCCGGAGGACATCCTGGAAAGCGTGGAGCGGGGCATCGACATGTTCGACTGCGTGATACCGACCCGCTATGCCCGCAGTGCCACCCTCTTCACCAGGCGGGGCAAGATCAGACTAACCAACAAGAACTACAAGCGGGACTTCTTCCCCGTGGACCCCTCGTGCACCTGCTATACCTGCGGCAACTTCACCCGCGCCTACCTGCACCACCTCTTTGTTTCCAACGAGGTACTCTCCGCGGTGCTTTCCGCCATCCACAACGTCCACTTCTACCTGAACATGATGGCGGAAATCCGCACAGCCATCGCCGACAACCGTTTCATGGAGTACAAGAGTCGCTTCCTGGCCGAATATCTGGAGGGAAACCGGCGCACCAAGCAGTAA
- the mazG gene encoding nucleoside triphosphate pyrophosphohydrolase, with amino-acid sequence MKPEQKNFEDLVQIMRRLRGPGGCPWDAEQTHESLTRYLLEEAYEVIEAIEAHSVDHLKEELGDLLLQPVFHAAIAEETGAFTIQDVIQTLCDKLVRRHPHVFGDMEISDSSAQVENWERIKKAEKGTERPSALSGVPPQLPALLKAQKISEKASRVGFDWEHVDQVMAKVVEELHEFEEAMAANDNEQMEAELGDLLFAIVNLGRFLAINPEEALRKTINRFRNRFNYVEERLVAQGRQMSSTPLEEMDLLWEEAKERETGFSTASVTKM; translated from the coding sequence GTGAAACCAGAACAAAAAAACTTCGAGGATCTCGTCCAGATCATGCGCCGCCTGCGCGGACCGGGGGGGTGCCCCTGGGACGCTGAACAGACCCACGAGAGCCTGACCCGCTACCTGCTGGAGGAGGCCTACGAAGTAATCGAGGCGATCGAGGCCCACTCGGTTGATCACCTTAAGGAGGAACTGGGCGATCTGCTGCTCCAGCCGGTCTTCCACGCCGCCATCGCCGAGGAAACCGGCGCCTTCACCATCCAGGATGTCATCCAGACCCTGTGCGACAAGCTGGTCCGCCGCCATCCCCACGTCTTCGGCGACATGGAGATCAGCGACAGCAGCGCCCAGGTGGAGAACTGGGAGCGGATCAAGAAGGCGGAAAAGGGCACCGAGCGTCCTTCCGCCCTCTCCGGCGTGCCGCCGCAGCTCCCGGCGCTGCTGAAAGCCCAGAAGATCAGCGAGAAGGCCTCCCGGGTGGGGTTTGACTGGGAGCATGTGGATCAGGTGATGGCCAAGGTGGTGGAGGAGCTGCACGAGTTCGAGGAAGCCATGGCCGCCAACGACAACGAACAGATGGAGGCGGAACTGGGAGATCTGCTGTTCGCCATCGTCAACCTGGGGCGTTTCCTCGCCATCAACCCGGAGGAGGCGCTGCGCAAGACCATCAACCGCTTCCGGAACAGGTTCAACTACGTGGAGGAACGTCTCGTGGCACAGGGGAGACAGATGAGCAGCACGCCGCTGGAGGAGATGGACCTGCTCTGGGAGGAGGCAAAGGAGCGGGAGACAGGGTTCTCAACAGCGTCCGTCACAAAAATGTGA